The sequence below is a genomic window from bacterium 336/3.
TATTTTCAAATTTATCTTGAATCGTTTTTTGGATACCTTCTCTCAATTCGATTCTGTGTTTCCAGCCTAAAGAATTCAATTTACTTACATCTAAGAGTTTACGAGGTGTTCCATCAGGTTTAGATGTATCAAATTTGAGTTCTCCATCATATTGAACAATCTCTTTGATAAGAAGAGCCAAATCTTTGATAGAAATGTCTTCTCCTGTACCAATATTTACAATTTCTGGGCTATTGTAATTTTGCATCAAAAAGTAACAAGCATCTGCCAAATCATCTGCATTCAAAAATTCTCTTTTTGGAGAGCCTGTCCCCCAAATCTCTACAGATGGCTTATTTTCTTGTTTAGCTTCCCAAAATTTACGAATCAGAGCAGCAATTACATGCGAATTCTGTAAATCATAATTATCTCCCTTGCCATACAAATTGGTAGGCATCACAGAAATAAAGTTACAGCTATATTGGTCGTGGTAGGCTTGACACATCTTGATTCCTGCAATTTTTGCAATAGCATAAGGCTCGTTAGTGTATTCGAGTGTACCCGTTAGCAAATATTCTTCTTTGATAGGCTGATTGGCAAATTTTGGATAAATACACGAAGAGCCTAAAAAGAGTAATTTTTTTACACCACTTTTATAAGCTTCATGAATTACATTGTTTTGAATAGTGATATTTTCGTAGATAAAATCAGCTCTATAAGTATTGTTGGCAAGAATTCCACCTACTTTGGCAGCAGCCAAAAATACATATTCAGGTTTTTCATGAGTAAAAAAATCCGCAACAGCCTGATGATTACGCAAATCTAGCTCCTGAGATGTTTTATAAACAATATTTGTATACCCCTCTTGTTCTAATTTCCTAAGAATTGCAGAGCCAGCCATTCCTCTGTGTCCTGCAATATAAATTTTATTATCTTTCTGCATAATTAGGTATTATTCAAAGTAGTTTTTCACGTCATGTCCACCTTTTTTCAGGTACAAATCTTTTTTGAATAAGTCCAAATCAGATTGCATCATATCTGTTACCAAGTCTTGGAGTGTATGTTTGGGCTTCCAACCAAGCACTGTATTGGCTTTGGTAGGGTCTCCAATCAGTAAATCTACTTCTGTCGGTCTGAAATAACGTTTATCAATAGCAATTACTTCTTTTCCGACAGGTATTTGATATTCAGGGTTATTACAAGCTACTACCACTGCTACCTCATTTTCTCCTTCTCCTTTAAATTCTAATGTAACTCCTACATGTTCAAATGCCATTCTTACAAAATCTCTTACAGGTGTTGTTTGCCCTGTGGCAATAACAAAATCCTCAGGTTTTTCTTGTTGAAGCATGAGATACATAGCTTCTACGTAATCTTTGGCATGTCCCCAATCTCTTTTGGCATCTAAATTTCCTAAGAAAATTTTATCTTGTAAACCCAATGCTATTCTAGCTGTACCTCTTGTAATTTTACGAGTTACAAATGTTTCACCTCTCAATGGCGACTCGTGATTGAATAAAATTCCATTACAAGCAAACATCCCATAAGCTTCTCGGTAGTTTACTGTAATCCAGTAGGCATACATTTTAGCAACTGCATACGGAGAACGTGGATAAAATGGTGTTTTTTCTGATTGTGGAACTTCTTGTACCAAACCATACAATTCAGACGTAGAAGCCTGATATATTTTTGTTTTTTTGGTAAGTCCCAAAATACGAATCGCTTCCAAGATACGTAAAGTACCTATGCCGTCTACATCAGCAGAGTATTCGGGTTCATCAAAACTTACACGAACATGCGACATGGCACCCAAATTATATATTTCGTCGGGTTGTACTTCTTGAATAATTCTAATAATATTGGTTGAGTCTGAAAGATCTCCATAATGGAGTTTCAAACGAAGGTTTTGTTCATGTGGATCTTGATAAATATCATCAATTCTATCTGTATTAAGCAAAGAAGTTCTACGCTTGATACCATGAACTTGATATCCTTTCTTTAAAAGTAATCTAGTAAGATAAGCTCCATCTTGCCCTGTAATACCTGTAATTAAGGCTACTTTCATATTTTATTTTTTTCTTTCTATGTTTATTTTTTCCGCAAGTTTAATGAATTATATTAAGAATAGAAAATTTCGTATGAAGTGATTATTTTTTTTATTGTTTAAGTCTAGCTTTAGGTATTTTTACTATTACAGTTGTTCCTTTACCCATTTCGCTTTGAATTTCAAGAGAGCCATTACATTTTTGAAGTAATTCCTGACAAAGATTTAAGCCAATTCCTACACCTTTTTCGTTGCTTGTACCTTTGGTACTAAACAAAACTCCTTTATAGATTTTATCAATATGGTGGGGATTCATGCCTACTCCTTGGTCTATAAATTTCAGATTTAAAAAATCGTCATAGTTGTCTAAAATAATATTAATCTCTGAATTATTTGGACTAAATTTAATAGCATTTGAACAAACATTTCTTGAAACAATTTCAAGTATATTATAGTCTATCATACCCAAAGCATGATGAATTTGAAAATCAAGTGTAATTTTAATTTGCTTATCTTTTGCCATGATTTGTAAATTAGGCAAAAAATATTTTCGAACAGTTTCAGCTATATCCAATTCCTTAATTTCAGGCTCATAAGAATACAACTGGCTTTTAGACCAAAACAACAAATTATCTAAAAGTGAAACTGTATAAGAAAGACTTTGATGCATTTCTGGTAGTAATTCTTTGATTTTTTCAACGGGGAAATCAC
It includes:
- a CDS encoding GDP-mannose 4,6-dehydratase (catalyzes the formation of GDP-4-dehydro-6-deoxy-D-mannose from GDP mannose), with protein sequence MKVALITGITGQDGAYLTRLLLKKGYQVHGIKRRTSLLNTDRIDDIYQDPHEQNLRLKLHYGDLSDSTNIIRIIQEVQPDEIYNLGAMSHVRVSFDEPEYSADVDGIGTLRILEAIRILGLTKKTKIYQASTSELYGLVQEVPQSEKTPFYPRSPYAVAKMYAYWITVNYREAYGMFACNGILFNHESPLRGETFVTRKITRGTARIALGLQDKIFLGNLDAKRDWGHAKDYVEAMYLMLQQEKPEDFVIATGQTTPVRDFVRMAFEHVGVTLEFKGEGENEVAVVVACNNPEYQIPVGKEVIAIDKRYFRPTEVDLLIGDPTKANTVLGWKPKHTLQDLVTDMMQSDLDLFKKDLYLKKGGHDVKNYFE
- a CDS encoding GDP-L-fucose synthase — encoded protein: MQKDNKIYIAGHRGMAGSAILRKLEQEGYTNIVYKTSQELDLRNHQAVADFFTHEKPEYVFLAAAKVGGILANNTYRADFIYENITIQNNVIHEAYKSGVKKLLFLGSSCIYPKFANQPIKEEYLLTGTLEYTNEPYAIAKIAGIKMCQAYHDQYSCNFISVMPTNLYGKGDNYDLQNSHVIAALIRKFWEAKQENKPSVEIWGTGSPKREFLNADDLADACYFLMQNYNSPEIVNIGTGEDISIKDLALLIKEIVQYDGELKFDTSKPDGTPRKLLDVSKLNSLGWKHRIELREGIQKTIQDKFENN